In Acanthopagrus latus isolate v.2019 chromosome 17, fAcaLat1.1, whole genome shotgun sequence, the following are encoded in one genomic region:
- the ubr5 gene encoding E3 ubiquitin-protein ligase UBR5 isoform X4, producing MTSIHFVVHPLPGTEDQLNDRLREVSEKLNKYSYNSHPHLSLLEQATLKQCVVGPNHAGFLLEDGRVCRISFAVQPDRLELSKPDGSDGSKLSSGSGTGRSSRPGRTSDPPWFLSGSDTLGRLAGNTLGSRWSSGVNGGSGGGGSGGGAGGGGAGGGSSGGGGSGGGGGGGGTSGRSSTAARDSRRQTRVIRTGRDRGSGLLGSQPQPVIPASVIPEELITQAQVVLQGKSRSVIIRELQRTNLDVNLAVNNLLSRDDEDGDDGDDTASESYLPGEDLMSLLDADIHSAHPSVIIDADAMFSEDISYFGYPSFRRSSLSRLGSSRVLLLPLERDSELLRERESVLRLRERRWLDGASFDTERGSTSREGEPSLDKKSIPVQSPVSLGEELQWWPDKDGVKFVSIGAMFSELVAVSSKGELYQWKWSEPEPYRNAQNPSIHHPRVSFLGLANEKITLLSANSIRATVATETNKVATWVDDTLSTVASKLEHSAQAFPELQGERMVSLHCCALYTCAQLENSLYWWGVVPFSQRKKMLEKARAKNKKPKSSAGISSIPNITVGTQVCLRNNPLYHAGAVAFSVSAGIPKVGVLLESVWNMNDSCRFQLRSPESLKNMEKTTKTQEIKTESKPELVKTEMGPPPSPASTCSDTSSIASSASLPYKRRRSTPAPKEEEKVNEEQWPLREVVFVEDVKNVPVGKVLKVDGAYVAVKFPGTSSSMSNQSTAAPTDSDPSSLLQDCRLLRIDELQVVKTGGTPKVPDCFQRTPKKLCIPEKAEILAVNVDSKGVHAVLKTGNWVRYCIFDLATGKAEQENNFPTSNLAFLGQSERNVAIFTAGQESPIILRDGNGTIYPMAKDCMGGIRDPDWLDLPPINSLGMGVHSLANLPSNSTIKKKAAIIIMAVEKQTLMQHVLRCDYEACRQYLVNLEQAFLLDQGSQALGALLDHRCDGNRNILHAAVSVCFPVSNKETKEEEEAERSERNTFAERLSAVEAIANAISVVSSNSSGNRTGSSSSRGLRLREMMRRSLRAAGLGRHESGPSSSDHQDPVSPPIAPPSWVPDPPPMDPDGDIDFILAPAVGSLTTASTGTSQGPSTSTIPGPSTESSVVESKDRKANAHLILKLMCDSVVLRPHLRELLSAKDARGMTPFMLAVSGRAYPAAITVLEAAQKMAKVGDPGIAEKEDADSVFMEMICPSGTNPDDSPLYVLCCNDTCSFTWTGAEHINQDIFECRTCGLLESLCCCTECARVCHKGHDCKLKRTSPTAYCDCWEKCKCKTLIAGQKAARLDLLYRLLTTTNLVTTPNSRGEHILLFLVQTVARQSVEHCQYRPPRIREDRNRKAANAEDSDMPDHDLEPPRFAQLALERVLQDWNALKSMIMFGSQENKDPLSASSRIAHLLPEEQVYLNQQSGTIRLDCFTHCLIVKCAPDITFIDTLLGTLVKELQNKYTPGRREEAVNVTRRFLRSVARVFVILSVEMASSKKKNNFIPQPIGKCRRVFQALLPYAVEELCNVAESLIVPVRMGIARPTAPFTLASTSIDAVQGSEELFSVEPLPPRPSPDQSSSSSQTAASYIIRNPQPRRSSQSQPVRGRDEEQDDIVSADVEEVEVVEGVAGEEDHHDDQEEQGEENAEAEGQHDEHDEDGSDMELDLLAAAETESDSESNHSNQDNASGRRSVVTAATAGSEAGSRVSLAFPIFGASSVPAFFSEDDSQSNDSSDSDSSSSQSDDVDQETFLLDEPLERTTSASHANSAAQAPRSMQWAVRNTPSQRATGSAPTSSSTPAASSTGLIYIDPTNLRRSSAISSSAAAAAAALEASNSSSYLTSASSLARAYSIVIRQISDLMSLIPKYNHLVYSQYPAAVKLTYQDAVNLQNYVEEKLIPTWNWMVSIMDSTEAQLRYGSALSSAGDPGHPSHPLHASQHSARRERMTAREEASLRTLEGRRRAATLLTARQGMMSARGDFLNYALSLMRSHNDEHSDVLPVLDVCSLKHVAYVFQALIYWIKAMNQQTTLDTPQMDRKRNREILELGLDNEDSEHENDEDTNQSSTLQDKDEDPVPAETGQNHPFFRRSDSMTFLGCIPPNPFDVPLAEAIPLADQPHLLQPNARKEDLFGRPSQGLYSSSYMATKGLAEASMDRNCLEVNMGSSLPSPSQILPTKMSYSANLKNVMSMETGQRSTGNQSLAEQELEASKPGPSPHDLAAQLKSSLLAEIGLTESDGPPLPSFRPHCSFMGMMISHDMLLGRWRLSLELFGRVFMEDVGAEPGSILTELGGFEVKESKFRREMEKLRNLQSRDLALEVDRDRDQLIQQTMRQLNTHFGRRCTTTPMAVHRVKVTFKDEPGEGSGVARSFYTAIALALLSNDKLPNLDCVQSVSKGMQASNLMQRLRNRDRERERRSGGLRAGSRRDRDRDSRRQLSIDTRPFRPSSEGNPSDEPDPLPAHRQALGERLYPRVHAMQPAFASKITGMLLELSPAQLLLLLASEDSLRARVEEAMELLIAHGRENGADSILDLGLLEAPEKAQQQENRKRHGSTRSVVDMELDDPDDGDDNAPLFYQPGKRGFYSPRPGKNTEARLNCFRNIGRILGLCLLQNELCPITLNRHVIKVLLGRKVNWHDFAFFDPVMYESLRQLIRHSQAGEADAVFAAMDLAFAIDLCKEEGAGQVELLSGGVNMPVTPLNVYEYVRKYAEHRMLVVAEQPLHAMRKGLLDVLPKNALEDLTAEDFRLLVNGCGEVNVQMLISFTSFNDESGENAEKLLQFKRWFWSIVEKMSMTERQDLVYFWTSSPSLPASEEGFQPMPSITIRPPDDQHLPTANTCISRLYVPLYSSKQILKQKLLLAIKTKNFGFV from the exons GATGGGCGTGTGTGTCGAATCAGCTTTGCTGTCCAGCCTGATCGCCTGGAGCTCAGCAAACCGGATGGCAGCGATGG TTCAAAGTTGAGCAGTGGTTCAGGGACAGGAAGGAGCTCCAGGCCAGGCAGGACTAGTGATCCGCCCTGGTTCCTGTCTGGCTCTGACACACTTGGCAGACTGGCAGGCAACACCCTTGG GAGTCGCTGGAGCTCTGGCGTCAACGGAggcagtggaggaggtgggagtggaggaggagcagggggaggtggagcaggaggtggcagcagtggaggaggtggaagtggaggtggaggcggtgGTGGAGGCACGTCAGGCAGGTCATCAACAGCAGCTCGTGATTCCCGTCGACAGACCAGGGTGATCCGTACAGGAAGGGACCGTGGCTCAGGACTTCTAGGTAGCCAGCCTCAGCCTGTCATACCAGCTTCTGTCATCCCCGAAGAGCTCATTACTCAG GCCCAAGTAGTACTTCAGGGGAAGTCCAGGAGTGTGATCATTAGGGAACTCCAGAGGACCAACCTGGATGTCAACCTCGCTGTCAACAACCTGCTGAGCcgtgatgatgaagatggagatgatggagacgACACGGCCAGCGAGTCCTACCTCCCAGGAG AGGACCTGATGTCCCTGTTGGATGCAGACATCCACTCAGCACATCCCAGTGTGATTATTGATGCTGATGCCATGTTCTCTGAGGACATCAGCTACTTTGGCTACCCCTCTTTTAGACGTTCATCGCTGTCACGCCTGGGATCCTCCAGAG TTCTCCTTCTTCCCTTAGAGCGCGACTCAGAGCTGTTGCGTGAGCGTGAGTCTGTATTGAGGTTACGTGAGCGCCGGTGGCTGGATGGGGCCTCGTTCGACACCGAGCGAGGCTCCACCAGCCGTGAAGGCGAGCCCAGCTTGGACAAGAAGAGCATCCCGGTCCAGAGCCCTGTCTCCTTGGGAGAGGAGCTCCAGTGGTGGCCTGACAAG GATGGTGTGAAGTTTGTGAGCATTGGAGCCATGTTCTCAGAGCTGGTGGCAGTCAGCTCCAAAGGAGAGCTTTATCAGTGGAAGTGGAGTGAACCTGAGCCCTACAGGAATGCCCAG AATCCTTCCATTCATCACCCACGTGTGTCCTTCCTGGGCCTGGCCAATGAGAAGATCACCTTATTGTCTGCCAACAGCATCAGAGCCACTGTAGCTACAGAGACCAACAAG GTGGCCACCTGGGTGGACGACACACTGAGCACAGTAGCCTCTAAGCTGGAGCACAGTGCTCAGGCTTTCCCTGAGCTGCAGGGGGAACGTATGGTGTCACTGCACTGCTGCGCTCTCTACACGTGTGCACAGCTTGAGAATAGCCTCTACTGGTG GGGTGTTGTGCCTTTTAGTCAGCGGAAGAAGATGCTTGAAAAGGCCCGAGCCAAGAACAAAAAGCCAAAGTCCAGCGCTGGCATCTCCTCGATACCCAACATCACTGTGGGAACACAG GTGTGCTTGAGGAATAACCCCCTCTACCATGCTGGTGCAGTGGCCTTTTCTGTCAGTGCTGGGATTCCCAAAGTGGGTGTCCTGTTGGAGTCTGTCTGGAACATGAACGACAGTTGCAGGTTCCAGCTACGCTCTCCAGAGAGCCTCAAGAACATGGAGAAGACCACTAAGACCCAGGAAATCAA GACGGAAAGCAAGCCGGAGCTGGTGAAGACTGAGATGGGTCCTCCTCCATCCCCAGCATCTACCTGCAGTGATACCTCTTCCATTGCTAGCAGTGCCTCACTGCCCTACA AGCGAAGGCGTTCTACTCCAGCtcccaaagaagaagagaaggtgAATGAGGAACAGTGGCCCCTCAGGGAGGTGGTGTTTGTGGAGGATGTTAAAAATGTCCCTGTGGGAAAG GTGCTTAAAGTGGATGGTGCGTATGTTGCTGTGAAGTTTCCAGGGACATCAAGCAGCATGAGCAACCAGAGCACTGCTGCTCCCACTGATTCAGACCCATCATCACTGTTACAGGACTGTAGGCTCCTCAGAATAGATGAATTACAG GTGGTCAAAACTGGTGGGACACCTAAAGTTCCTGATTGTTTTCAGCGCACACCTAAAAAGCTCTGTATCCCAGAAAAGGCAGAGATTCTGGCAGTAAATGTTGACTCCAAAG gaGTCCATGCAGTTCTGAAAACTGGTAACTGGGTAAGGTACTGTATCTTTGACCTGGCCACAGGCAAAGCTGAACAGGAGAATAACTTCCCCACTAGCAACCTGGCCTTCCTGGGGCAGAGTGAGCGCAATGTTGCCATCTTCACTGCAGGACAG GAATCTCCCATCATCCTCCGAGATGGAAATGGCACAATCTACCCTATGGCCAAGGACTGCATGGGTGGAATACGAGATCCGGATTGGTTGGACCTGCCACCTATTAACAGCCTGGGAATGGGGGTGCACTCTCTGGCCAATCTCCCATCGAACTCcacaattaaaaagaaagctgctattattattatggcTGTTGAG aaACAGACACTGATGCAGCATGTCCTGCGTTGTGACTATGAGGCGTGTCGGCAGTACCTGGTGAACCTTGAGCAGGCTTTCCTCTTGGATCAGGGCAGTCAGGCCCTTGGAGCGCTTCTGGATCATCGCTGTGATGGAAATCGCAACATCCTCCatgctgctgtctctgtctgcttccCTGTCAGTAACAAGGAGACCAAAGAGGAGGAAG AAGCTGAAAGGtctgagagaaacacatttgCAGAACGTCTGTCTGCTGTGGAGGCAATTGCCAATGCCATCTCTGTGGTTTCAAGCAACAGTTCTGGGAACAGGACTGGCTCCTCCAGTAGCAGAGG GCTTCGTCTGAGGGAGATGATGCGGAGATCTCTAAGAGCAGCAGGCCTCGGCCGTCATGAGTCTGGCCCTTCATCCAGTGACCACCAGGACCCTGTGTCACCACCCATTGCCCCACCAAGTTGGGTCCCTGACCCCCCACCTATGGACCCTG ATGGTGACATAGATTTCATTCTAGCACCAGCTGTAGGTTCACTCACCACTGCCTCCACTGGGACCAGCCAGGGACCAAGCACCTCTACCATACCAG GGCCATCCACTGAGTCATCTGTGGTCGAATCTAAAGACAGGAAGGCCAACGCCCACCTCATCCTAAAGCTgatgtgtgacagtgttgttCTGAGGCCACACCTACGGGAGCTGCTCTCTGCCAA GGATGCCCGTGGAATGACCCCATTCATGCTGGCAGTCAGTGGGCGAGCCTACCCGGCAGCTATCACTGTGCTGGAGGCTGCTCAGAAAATGGCAAAGG TGGGCGACCCTGGCATTGCCGAGAAGGAGGATGCAGATTCTGTGTTCATGGAAATGATTTGCCCCTCGGGGACCAACCCAGACGATTCACCCCTCTATGTCCTCTGCTGCAATGACACCTGCAGTTTCACTTGGACTGGAGCTGAGCACATTAACCAG GATATCTTTGAGTGTCGTACCTGTGGTCTGCTCgagtccctctgctgctgcactgagtgTGCTAGGGTGTGTCACAAAGGACATGACTGCAA GCTGAAGCGGACATCCCCCACAGCATACTGTGACTGTTGGGAGAAATGCAAGTGTAAAACGCTGATTGCCGGGCAGAAGGCTGCTCGCCTGGATCTGCTGTACAGGTTACTCACAACCACTAACCTGGTCACAACACCAAACAGCAG GGGAGAGCATATATTACTGTTCCTGGTGCAGACTGTTGCAAGGCAGAGTGTTGAGCACTGTCAGTACAGACCACCACGTATTAGAGAAGACAGGAACCGCAAGGCTGCTAATGCAGAAG acTCTGATATGCCAGACCATGACCTAGAACCTCCCCGCTTTGCTCAGCTGGCTCTGGAGAGGGTCCTGCAGGACTGGAATGCCCTCAAGTCTATGATCATGTTTGGTTCTCAAGAGAATAAAGACCC GCTTAGTGCCAGCAGCAGAATTGCCCACCTCCTGCCTGAAGAGCAGGTCTACTTGAATCAGCAGAGTGGCACCATTCGCCTTGACTGTTTCACCCACTGCCTCATTGTCAAGTGTGCTCCTGACATCACT TTCATAGACACCTTACTAGGTACTCTAGTAAAGGAGCTGCAGAACAAATACACTCCTGGCCGGAGAGAGGAGGCAGTCAATGTCACCAGGAGGTTCCTACGCTCTGTAGCCCGGGTGTTCGTGATCCTCAGCGTGGAGATGGCCTCATCCaagaagaaaaa CAACTTCATCCCCCAGCCCATTGGGAAATGTCGGCGAGTTTTCCAAGCTCTGCTACCATACGCTGTGGAGGAGCTGTGTAACGTTGCAGAGTCACTGATTGTTCCGGTGCGAATGGGCATAGCAAGACCTACAGCTCCATTCACTTTGGCCAGTACCAGTATAGATGCTGTTCAGGGCAGTGAAGAGCTCTTCTCTGTTGAGCCACTGCCTCCGAGACCCTCACCAGACCAGTCCAGCAG ttCCAGCCAGACAGCTGCCTCTTATATCATCAGGAACCCCCAGCCTCGGCGCAGCAGCCAGTCTCAGCCTGTCAGAGGAAGAGACGAGGAGCAGGATGACATCGTATCAGCAGATGTGGAAGAG gttgAAGTTGTAGAGGGAGTAGCAGGTGAAGAAGACCATCATGATGACCAAGAGGAACAGGGAGAGGAAAATGCAGAGGCAGAAGGGCAGCATGATGAGCACGATGAGGATG GAAGTGACATGGAGCTGGACttgctggctgcagctgaaacGGAGAGTGACAGTGAAAGTAACCACAGCAATCAGGATAATGCTAGTGGCCGCAGGAGCGTCGTCACAGCAGCCACCGCTGGCTCTGAAGCAG GCAGTAGGGTGTCCTTGGCATTTCCTATTTTTG gTGCCAGCAGTGTCCCTGCCTTCTTTTCAGAGGACGACTCCCAGTCTAATGACTCCAGTGActccgacagcagcagcagtcagagcgATGATGTTGACCAGGAGACGTTCCTTTTAGACGAGCCCCTGGAAAGGACGACCAGCGCCTCCCATGCCAACAGTGCAGCCCAGGCTCCTCGCTCCATGCAGTGGGCAGTTAGAAACACCCCCAGCCAGAGGGCCACAGGAAGTGCTCCCACCAGCTCCTCGACACCAGCTG CAAGCTCCACAGGCCTGATATATATTGACCCTACAAACCTGCGTCGCTCCAGCGCTATCAGTTCCAGTGCTGCGGCTGCGGCAGCAGCTCTGGAAGCCAGCAACTCCAGCAGCTATCTGACATCTGCCAGCAGCCTGGCCAGGGCCTACAGCATTGTCATCAGACAGATCTCAGACCTCATGAGTCTGATTCCCAAGTACAACCATCTAGTCTACTCACAGTACCCTGCTGCTGTTAAGCTCACTTACCAGGATGCAGTCAACTTGCAG AACTATGTTGAAGAAAAGCTGATTCCCACATGGAACTGGATGGTGTCCATCATGGATTCTACAGAAGCTCAGTTGCGATATGGCTCAGCCCTGTCATCTGCTGGAGACCCGGGCCACCCCAGTCACCCGCTTCACGCCTCTCAGCACTCTGCTCGGAGGGAGCGCATGACGGCACGTGAGGAGGCCAGCCTCCGCACTCTGGAAGGAcgcag gAGAGCAGCTACCCTGCTGACAGCTCGTCAGGGCATGATGTCGGCACGGGGCGACTTCCTGAACTACGCCTTATCACTGATGCGCTCCCACAATGATGAGCACTCTGATGTGCTTCCTGTGCTGGATGTGTGCTCACTGAAACATGTAGCATATGTTTTCCAGGCTCTTATCTACTGGATTAAGGCCATGAACCAGCAGACCACTTTGGATACCccacagatggacagaaagag GAATCGCGAAATTTTGGAACTTGGTTTGGACAATGAGGATTCTGAACATGAGAACGATGAGGACACCAATCAGA GTTCAACTCTGCAGGACAAGGATGAGGACCCAGTTCCAGCAGAAACGGGTCAGAACCACCCTTTCTTCCGGCGCTCTGACTCCATGACCTTCCTGGGTTGCATTCCACCTAACCCCTTCGATGTCCCCCTGGCTGAGGCCATTCCACTGGCAGACCAGCCCCACCTCCTGCAG CCTAATGCCAGGAAGGAGGATCTGTTTGGTCGTCCCTCTCAGGGTTtgtactcctcctcctacaTGGCAACCAAAGGCCTGGCTGAGGCAAGCATGGACAGGAACTGCCTGGAGGTAAACATGGGCTCCTCTCTACCCTCCCCCTCTCAG ATCCTGCCCACCAAGATGTCTTACTCAGCCAACCTTAAGAATGTGATGAGTATGGAAACTGGCCAGAGGAGCACTGGGAACCAGTCACTTGcagagcaggagctggaggctTCAAAACCAGGCCCTTCACCCCATGACCTCGCTGCCCAGCTGAAGAGCAGCCTTCTTGCCGAGATTGGCCTCACTGAGAGCGATGGACCACCTCTGCCATCATTCAG ACCTCACTGTAGTTTCATGGGGATGATGATTTCACATGACATGCTACTAGGTCGCTGGCGTCTGTCACTGGAGCTCTTTGGTCGTGTCTTCATGGAGGATGTTGGAGCTGAACCTGGATCG ATCCTCACAGAGTTGGGTGGATTTGAAGTAAAGGAATCCAAGTTCCGTCGGGAGATGGAGAAGCTGAGGAATCTGCAGTCCCGTGACCTGGCCCTGGAGGTGGATCGGGATCGAGACCAGCTAATACAGCAGACCATGCGTCAGCTAAACACGCACTTTGGCAGGCGTTGCACAACCACCCCCATGGCCGTGCATCGAGTGAAGGTTACCTTTAAAGATGAGCCGGGCGAAGGCAGCGGCGTGGCCCGCAGCTTCTACACAGCCATCGCCCTGGCCCTCCTCTCCAACGATAAGCTGCCCAACCTGGACTGTGTTCAGAGTGTCAGCAAGGGCATGCAGGCCAGCA ATCTAATGCAGCGCTTGAGAAACAGAGAtcgggaaagagagaggagaagtggaGGGCTTCGAGCAGGATCTCGGAGAGATCGAGACAG AGACTCGAGGAGGCAGCTGTCCATAGATACCAGGCCTTTCAGGCCTTCATCAGAGGGAAACCCCAGCGATGAGCCCGACCCCCTGCCTGCACACAGACAAGCCCTGGGTGAAAGGCTCTACCCACGTGTTCATGCAATGCAACCG GCGTTTGCCAGTAAAATCACAGGCATGTTGCTGGAGCTGTCCCCTGCacaactgctgctgttgctggctAGTGAGGATTCTCTCCGGGCCAGGGTAGAGGAGGCCATGGAGCTTCTCATCGCACATGGAAG GGAAAATGGTGCTGACAGCATATTGGACCTGGGTCTCCTGGAGGCTCCAGAGAAAGCACAA CAGCAGGAGAACCGTAAGCGTCATGGCTCAACACGCAGTGTGGTCGACATGGAGCTGGACGACCCAGATGACGGTGACGACAACGCTCCTCTCTTCTACCAACCTGGCAAACGAGGCTTCTACTCTCCTCGACCTGGCAAGAATACAGAGGCCAGACTGAACTGCTTCCGTAACATTGGCAG GATACTGGGGTTATGTCTGCTTCAGAATGAACTCTGTCCAATCACATTGAACAGACATGTCATCAAAGTGCTGCTTGGGAGGAAG GTGAATTGGCATGATTTTGCCTTCTTTGACCCGGTCATGTATGAAAGCCTGCGGCAGCTGATCCGCCATTCTCAGGCTGGTGAAGCAGATGCAGTGTTTGCTGCGATGGACCTGGCCTTCGCCATTGACCTCTGTAAAGAGGAGGGAGCTGGACAG